CCCTTTCTTTCGAGTATTGAATTTGTGGCAACTGTTGACCCGTGGACAATTTTTTTGGCCCTGTCGGCTGCAATATGGCCAAGTCCTTTGAGCACAGCTTCAGCGGGGTTGGCAGGCGTTGACAGCACCTTGTGCACTTTCCAGCGGTCTCCATCCTGATATATGAAGTCTGTAAAAGTTCCTCCCGTATCTACACCGATGGTTATCATTTCTACAATCCCAGATAAGCCGACCGGATGGTGCTGCTGGCAAGAAGCTCCTCGCCCGTGCCTTCCGCCATGATTTCCCCGGTCTGAATTACGTAGCCCCTGTCGGCAAGGTCCAAGGCCTCTCTTGCATTCTGTTCCACAAGGATGATTGTAATGCCACCCTCCCTGAGGCGCCGTACAGTATCGAGAACTTCGTCAACGAGCATCGGCGCAAGGCCGAAGGAAGGCTCATCGAGCATTAAAACGGTGGGATTGGACATCAAACCGCGCCCGATGGCCACCATCTGCTGTTCGCCGCCGGAAAGTGTGGAGACTGCCTGTGTGCGGCGTTCATGCAGGCGCGGAAAAAGCCCGTAGACATACTGAAGGTTTTTCTCGATCTGATCCCGATTTTTTAAGGTATAAGCCCCAAGGACCAGGTTTTCTTC
This portion of the Deltaproteobacteria bacterium genome encodes:
- a CDS encoding ABC transporter ATP-binding protein, with amino-acid sequence MNRHFIHIDNISVGYSGLKVIHRLSLHVEKGETVCLLGANGAGKSTLLRAIMGVQKISEGRIMFMDKDLSRLRTEEIVNLGIICVPEERMLFAPLSIEENLVLGAYTLKNRDQIEKNLQYVYGLFPRLHERRTQAVSTLSGGEQQMVAIGRGLMSNPTVLMLDEPSFGLAPMLVDEVLDTVRRLREGGITIILVEQNAREALDLADRGYVIQTGEIMAEGTGEELLASSTIRSAYLGL